Proteins from a genomic interval of Fundulus heteroclitus isolate FHET01 chromosome 21, MU-UCD_Fhet_4.1, whole genome shotgun sequence:
- the LOC105919005 gene encoding inositol monophosphatase 1 gives MSDPWQECMDFCLDVTKRAGKMIREALQKDIAVMQKSSPVDLVTETDQKVEQLIISSLRERYPTHSFIGEESVAAGAPSVLTDDPTWIIDPIDGTTNFVHRFPFVSVSIGFAVKKEIEFGIVYSCVEDKMYTARRGKGAFCNGAPIKVSGQEDISQSLVLTEMGFKKEPEHFQTMLANIKTILTIPVHGIRSPGSAAINMCLVASGSADAYYHMGIHCWDMAGGAAVVTEAGGVVIDISGGPFDLMSRRLIAASSRTIAERIAKEIAEFPVGRDDAEGP, from the exons ATGAGCGATCCTTGGCAGGAATGTATGGATTTCTGTTTGGATGTCACAAAACGGGCAGGGAAG ATGATCCGCGAGGCGCTCCAGAAGGACATCGCCGTCATGCAGAAGAGCTCGCCGGTTGACCTGGTGACCGAGACGGACCAGAAAGTGGAGCAGCTCATTATATCGTCCCTAAGGGAGCGCTACCCAACGCACAG CTTCATCGGCGAGGAGTCGGTAGCCGCCGGCGCCCCCAGCGTTCTCACCGACGACCCCACCTGGATCATCGACCCCATCGACGGCACCACCAACTTTGTGCACAG GTTCCCCTTTGTGTCTGTATCAATCGGCTTCGCCGTGAAGAAAGAG ATAGAGTTTGGGATCGTCTACAGCTGCGTCGAGGACAAGATGTACACGGCGCGGAGGGGAAAGGGGGCTTTTTGCAACGGAGCCCCCATCAAAGTCTCCGGACAGGAAG atataaGCCAGTCTTTGGTGCTGACTGAAATGGGTTTCAAGAAGGAACCTGAGCACTTCCAAACCATGTTGGCCAACATCAAGACCATCCTCACCATTCCTGTCCACGG GATCCGCTCTCCGGGCAGCGCGGCCATCAACATGTGCCTGGTGGCGTCCGGTTCGGCCGACGCTTACTATCACATGGGCATCCACTGCTGGGACATGGCTGGAGGGGCGGCGGTCGTTACGGAAGCCGGAGGGGTTGTCATCGACATTTCAG GTGGGCCGTTCGATCTGATGTCTCGCCGGCTGATTGCTGCCAGCAGCAGGACGATAGCTGAACGCATCGCCAAGGAGATAGCAGAGTTTCCCGTCGGCAGGGACGACGCAGAAGGTCCGTAA